The Winogradskyella schleiferi genome has a window encoding:
- a CDS encoding asparagine synthetase B, producing the protein MDAETQKNHLKAYGVTYWTLERELKVKWLLNYRGGSFLLPDAEIIQRECQIRGVSFEIISDSKAAQILDDIASPSVNQEAVVLEKAPKIAVYTPYGKQPWDDAVTMVLTYAEIPYETIYDEEVLKDELLLYDWLHLHHEDFTGQYGKFYRAYRSAAWYIEEKKNAEVLAKRLGYDKVSDEKLAVALKIRDYVVGGGFMFAMCSATDSFDIALSAEGVDICEPMFDGDGSDPGYQNKIDYSNTFAFKDYVLERSPNVYEFSSIDMTQKRRIPKTTDYFSLMEYSAKWDPIPTMLTQNHTALVKGFMGQTTSFTREEIKSNVLVMGENRTNNEAKYIHGIKGKGFFTFYGGHDPEDYTHRVGDPKTELDLHPTSPGYRLILNNVLFPAAKKKKQKT; encoded by the coding sequence ATCATTTGAAAGCTTATGGAGTCACATATTGGACCTTAGAACGAGAACTGAAAGTAAAGTGGTTGCTCAATTATAGAGGTGGCTCATTTCTGTTGCCCGATGCCGAAATCATTCAACGTGAATGCCAAATACGAGGTGTGTCTTTTGAGATAATTTCAGATTCTAAAGCGGCTCAAATATTAGATGATATTGCCAGTCCTTCCGTGAATCAGGAAGCGGTGGTTTTAGAAAAAGCGCCAAAAATTGCCGTTTATACACCATATGGAAAACAACCTTGGGACGATGCGGTAACCATGGTGTTGACGTATGCTGAGATTCCGTATGAAACAATATATGACGAAGAAGTTTTGAAAGATGAATTATTGCTTTATGATTGGTTGCACTTACATCACGAGGATTTTACAGGCCAATACGGGAAGTTCTATAGAGCCTACCGTTCTGCAGCTTGGTATATTGAAGAAAAGAAAAATGCTGAAGTATTGGCAAAACGTTTGGGTTATGATAAAGTTTCCGATGAGAAATTAGCTGTAGCACTCAAAATTAGAGACTATGTTGTTGGTGGCGGATTTATGTTTGCCATGTGTTCTGCAACAGATAGTTTTGATATTGCGCTGTCTGCCGAAGGTGTAGACATTTGCGAGCCGATGTTTGATGGAGACGGAAGTGATCCAGGCTATCAGAATAAAATAGATTACTCCAATACTTTTGCTTTCAAGGATTATGTTTTGGAACGCAGCCCAAACGTTTATGAGTTTTCGTCTATTGATATGACCCAAAAACGAAGAATTCCAAAGACAACAGATTATTTTTCTTTGATGGAATATTCAGCAAAATGGGATCCAATTCCAACCATGTTGACTCAAAATCATACCGCATTGGTGAAAGGATTCATGGGACAAACCACATCGTTTACCAGAGAAGAGATAAAATCCAACGTATTGGTAATGGGAGAAAATCGAACAAACAATGAAGCCAAGTATATTCATGGCATTAAAGGCAAAGGGTTTTTTACGTTTTATGGAGGTCATGACCCTGAAGATTATACCCACAGAGTAGGAGACCCAAAAACAGAGTTGGACTTGCACCCAACATCGCCTGGTTATCGCTTAATATTGAATAATGTGTTGTTCCCAGCAGCTAAAAAGAAGAAGCAGAAGACCTGA
- the rpmI gene encoding 50S ribosomal protein L35, translating into MPKMKTKSSAKKRFKLTGTGKIKRKHAFKSHILTKKSKKRKLRLTHDALVHKADEDNIKTMLRLK; encoded by the coding sequence ATGCCTAAAATGAAAACAAAATCGAGTGCTAAGAAACGTTTTAAACTAACTGGCACTGGTAAGATTAAGAGAAAGCACGCTTTTAAGAGTCATATATTGACGAAAAAATCTAAAAAGCGTAAGCTAAGATTGACTCATGATGCTCTAGTACATAAAGCAGATGAGGACAATATTAAAACGATGTTACGATTAAAGTAA
- a CDS encoding Cof-type HAD-IIB family hydrolase, with product MKDIKLVVTDMDGTLLNSNHAVSSRFFEVFKQLQIQKIQFVAASGRPYYSIVEKLQSVKDDIIIVAENGGLVMEHNKVMLSNIIKSDRLLELYTLVTNIEDTYPIFCTKHQAFILRASEEMIKIFSEYYSVYTVIDTFEEIKDDVIKIALYHTTNSEAHIFPYVKHLKPELNVVVSGNHWVDISEAITNKGHAIQFLQKHLNIKPSETLVFGDYNNDLEMLKCAKYSYAMANAHDDVKAIANFETKSNDNFGVEIVLENLITESCKD from the coding sequence ATGAAGGATATAAAACTGGTCGTAACCGATATGGATGGAACATTGCTCAATTCCAATCATGCAGTGAGTTCTCGTTTTTTTGAAGTCTTTAAACAATTACAAATACAAAAAATTCAATTTGTTGCAGCAAGTGGCAGACCGTATTATAGTATTGTTGAAAAGCTACAATCCGTAAAAGATGACATTATCATTGTAGCTGAAAATGGAGGGTTGGTTATGGAACATAATAAGGTAATGCTTTCTAACATTATTAAATCAGATAGATTGTTAGAGCTATATACTTTGGTCACCAATATTGAAGACACCTACCCTATTTTCTGCACCAAACATCAAGCATTTATTCTCAGAGCCTCCGAAGAAATGATAAAGATTTTTTCTGAATATTACTCAGTATATACCGTTATTGACACTTTCGAAGAAATAAAAGATGATGTCATCAAAATAGCTTTGTATCATACGACCAATTCTGAAGCCCATATTTTTCCCTATGTAAAACATCTAAAACCTGAGCTCAATGTTGTTGTTTCAGGAAATCATTGGGTCGATATTTCTGAAGCCATTACCAATAAAGGTCATGCCATTCAGTTTTTACAAAAACATCTTAATATAAAACCTTCAGAAACTTTGGTTTTTGGCGATTATAATAATGATCTAGAAATGCTAAAATGTGCTAAATACAGTTATGCCATGGCAAATGCACACGACGATGTAAAGGCAATTGCGAACTTTGAAACTAAGTCTAATGATAATTTTGGTGTAGAAATTGTTCTAGAAAACCTAATTACCGAAAGCTGTAAGGACTAA
- the infC gene encoding translation initiation factor IF-3: MNSKIRSEEVRLVGDNVEIGIYPIKKALSIADEQGLDLVEISPNAKPPVCKVMDYKKFLYEQKKREKALKAKATKVVVKEIRFGPQTDDHDYEFKKKHAEKFLKDGAKLKAFVFFKGRSIVFKEQGQILLLRLAQDLEEYGKVEQMPKLEGKRMIMFIAPKKN, translated from the coding sequence ATAAATTCTAAAATCAGATCTGAAGAAGTAAGACTTGTCGGAGATAATGTCGAAATAGGTATATATCCTATTAAAAAAGCTTTATCCATAGCCGATGAACAAGGTTTAGATCTTGTAGAGATATCGCCAAATGCGAAGCCTCCTGTTTGTAAAGTTATGGATTATAAAAAATTCCTTTACGAACAGAAAAAAAGAGAAAAAGCTTTAAAAGCCAAAGCTACTAAAGTAGTTGTTAAAGAAATTCGATTTGGTCCTCAAACCGATGATCATGATTACGAATTTAAAAAGAAACATGCTGAGAAGTTTTTAAAGGATGGTGCAAAGTTAAAAGCTTTTGTATTCTTTAAAGGTAGATCTATTGTTTTTAAAGAACAAGGTCAAATCTTATTGTTAAGGTTGGCCCAAGATCTTGAAGAATACGGAAAGGTAGAACAGATGCCAAAGCTTGAAGGAAAGCGAATGATTATGTTCATTGCACCTAAGAAAAATTAG
- a CDS encoding adenylate/guanylate cyclase domain-containing protein: MKFEIKQFFRLLFYSILFWSFAFSAFILIRYFGRNQEQVKTENLTEIVTASQYLIFGVVLGVMVAVVYTIVEYFFDKYFSKRLYLWVVLLVKSAFYLIFLIFSLTFIASLAEVYIQVDFPNERLWWKSNKIFWMVTGYFMLCSLLFSFFRIANNKFGKGVIFNMLLGRYRKPREVERVLMFLDLKSSTTIAEDLGHLKYSQFIQDCFYYLNRIVGKYGAEIYQYVGDEAVLTWNLKKKTIKNINCIDLFFEYDYKLKKHSKYYMKKYGVVPEFKAGIHSGKIIIAEVGTIKKELAYHGDVINTTSRIQEQCNEYDLSLLISDEFLSKVNLRKRYEAVSLGNEVLDGKTESLKLFAIHKI; this comes from the coding sequence TTGAAATTCGAAATAAAACAATTTTTCCGACTTTTATTCTATTCGATTCTGTTTTGGTCGTTTGCGTTTTCTGCATTTATCCTCATACGCTATTTTGGAAGAAATCAAGAACAGGTAAAAACTGAAAATCTTACAGAAATAGTAACTGCTTCTCAATATCTGATTTTTGGAGTAGTACTTGGTGTTATGGTTGCTGTTGTGTACACCATAGTAGAGTATTTTTTCGATAAATATTTCTCTAAAAGGTTATATCTCTGGGTTGTGCTTCTTGTAAAATCCGCTTTTTATCTAATTTTCTTAATATTCTCTTTAACTTTTATTGCGAGTTTAGCAGAAGTATATATCCAAGTAGATTTTCCCAACGAAAGACTCTGGTGGAAATCGAACAAAATATTTTGGATGGTCACGGGTTATTTTATGTTATGCTCTTTATTGTTTTCGTTTTTTCGAATTGCGAATAATAAATTTGGTAAAGGGGTAATTTTCAATATGCTTTTGGGTCGCTACAGAAAGCCTAGGGAAGTAGAACGTGTACTCATGTTTTTGGATTTGAAATCTTCTACAACAATTGCTGAAGATTTAGGGCATTTAAAATATAGTCAGTTTATTCAAGATTGTTTTTATTATCTCAATAGAATTGTAGGTAAGTATGGCGCAGAGATTTATCAATATGTTGGAGATGAAGCTGTTTTGACTTGGAACTTGAAGAAAAAAACAATAAAGAATATAAACTGTATAGACTTGTTTTTTGAATATGATTATAAGCTTAAAAAACATTCAAAATATTACATGAAGAAATATGGTGTAGTACCAGAATTTAAAGCTGGAATCCATTCAGGAAAAATTATAATTGCAGAAGTAGGTACCATAAAGAAGGAGTTGGCTTATCATGGCGATGTCATTAACACAACTTCACGCATACAAGAGCAATGCAACGAATATGACCTATCGCTATTGATTTCTGATGAATTCTTATCTAAGGTAAATTTGAGAAAAAGGTATGAAGCAGTTTCATTAGGTAATGAAGTATTGGATGGTAAAACAGAATCTCTGAAATTGTTCGCTATTCACAAGATTTAG
- a CDS encoding secondary thiamine-phosphate synthase enzyme YjbQ, translating to MKFFQNEIKLQAMSRGFHLITSEVLNAIPEINQIKIGQLQVFIKHTSASLTINENADPTVRLDFESHINKMVPENQVYYKHTFEGSDDMPAHIKAALMGTSVQIPITNGKLNLGIWQGIYLCEHRNRAGGRQLVLTAFGN from the coding sequence ATGAAATTCTTTCAAAACGAAATCAAACTTCAAGCAATGTCAAGAGGTTTTCATCTAATTACTTCTGAAGTATTGAACGCTATTCCTGAAATTAACCAAATTAAAATCGGACAATTACAGGTATTTATAAAACATACGTCAGCAAGTCTAACGATAAACGAAAATGCTGACCCAACGGTAAGACTGGATTTTGAAAGTCATATTAATAAAATGGTACCAGAAAATCAAGTCTACTACAAGCATACCTTCGAAGGTTCAGACGATATGCCAGCGCATATAAAGGCTGCGTTAATGGGAACATCAGTTCAAATACCAATTACAAACGGCAAGTTAAATCTCGGAATTTGGCAGGGTATTTATCTTTGTGAACACAGAAATAGAGCAGGAGGAAGACAGTTAGTCCTTACAGCTTTCGGTAATTAG
- the rplT gene encoding 50S ribosomal protein L20, whose product MPRSVNSVAKRARRKKVLKQAKGYFGRRKNVWTVAKNAVDKAMQYSYRDRRNKKRTFRSLWIMRINAGARQHGMSYSKFMGGLKANNIDLNRKVLADLAMNHPEAFEAIVNKVK is encoded by the coding sequence ATGCCAAGATCAGTAAATTCAGTAGCAAAAAGAGCCAGAAGAAAAAAGGTTCTTAAGCAAGCAAAAGGTTACTTCGGAAGACGTAAAAACGTTTGGACAGTAGCAAAAAATGCGGTTGACAAAGCGATGCAATATTCGTACAGAGATCGTAGAAACAAAAAGAGAACATTTCGTTCGTTATGGATTATGCGTATTAACGCAGGTGCAAGACAGCACGGAATGAGCTATTCAAAATTTATGGGAGGATTAAAAGCGAACAATATTGACTTGAACCGTAAGGTACTTGCCGATTTAGCAATGAACCACCCTGAAGCTTTTGAAGCCATAGTAAACAAAGTAAAATAA
- a CDS encoding EF-hand domain-containing protein: MLTKETILNKIQILITNHFKTPEEAFAFFDKDGDGKLSKDEIAKLLKQAEISGFVRGLISRKLIEGYDKDGDQLINWAEFKLAIDEIKE; the protein is encoded by the coding sequence ATGCTAACAAAAGAAACCATTCTCAATAAAATCCAAATTTTAATTACCAATCATTTTAAAACACCTGAAGAGGCTTTTGCCTTTTTTGATAAAGATGGCGATGGGAAGTTGAGTAAAGATGAAATAGCAAAACTTCTGAAACAAGCTGAAATCAGTGGTTTTGTTCGAGGTTTGATTTCTAGGAAACTTATAGAAGGCTATGATAAAGATGGTGATCAACTTATCAATTGGGCAGAATTTAAGTTGGCTATTGATGAAATAAAAGAATAA